From one Branchiostoma floridae strain S238N-H82 chromosome 3, Bfl_VNyyK, whole genome shotgun sequence genomic stretch:
- the LOC118411801 gene encoding uncharacterized protein LOC118411801, producing MAAIIESEFERYENIFVDTIQTSITTVAMSVVGVTGGTKKNQREERYSDQGAFIDPNRGRENEAYVDDDSILPSASEEQANDSATSKQMHRDTSASYQVDQSSGVTDVKVTIVDDVEQETSSSDEVDDTTQQSEAPPRSDAQSSVRSETEKTESGQYQDHEEVIRADHGVDENGEQQAPNAEDNRDPENNQKRSESTSLNQQFANHAVAVICLLLCVSACLVNIASIFLTVSCLWGLSPDVSDGNVVYSKGNNTITCDPYESQENIPYNLIDLLLALQPIVVIVLWKYGGIAERIEKYEEKGDYEEEQKDNTTADVALVISL from the exons atggcggcaatTATAGAAAGTGAATTCGAAA GATACGAAAACATCTTTGTTGATACCATTCAGACATCCATAACAACGGTCGCCATGTCTGTTGTTGGGGTTACCGGCGGGACAAAGAAAAACCAAAGGGAAGAAAG ATAttctgaccaaggagctttcatcgaTCCCAACAGGGGCAGAGAGAATGAGGCGTATGTTGATGACGACTCCATCCTACCCAGTGCTTCAGAGGAGCAGGCCAATGATTCAGCGACTTCCAAACAAAT GCACAGAGACACCAGTGCGTCCTACCAGGTCGATCAGTCATCAGGAGTAACTGATGTCAAGGTGACCATCGTAGATGACGTTGAACAAGAGACCAGTTCGTCTGACGAGGTGGATGATACCACACAGCAGAGTGAAGCTCCTCCGAG GTCTGATGCTCAAAGCAGCGTCAGGAGTGAAACTGAAAAGACTGAATCAGGACAATATCAAGACCACGAAGAAGTCATCAGAGCAGACCATGGCGTCGACGAAAATGGAGAACAACAGGCACCGAACGCGGAAGACAACCGCGACCCAGAAAATAACCAGAAAAGATCAGAATCTACTAGCCTTAATCAGCAGTTTGCTAACCATGCCGTCGCTGTTATCTGTCTATTGCTTTGCGTTAGCGCCTGCTTGGTAAACATTGCCTCTATCTTTCTCACGGTTTCATGCCTGTGGGGTCTATCCCCCGATGTGAGTGATGGGAACGTTGTTTATTCAAAAGGGAACAACACTATCACATGTGATCCATACGAGTCTCAGGAAAACATACCGTACAATCTTATCGACCTCCTACTAGCGTTACAACCGATTGTTGTTATAGTTCTCTGGAAATACGGAGGTATTGCTGAAAGAATAGAGAAATACGAGGAAAAGGGTGATTACGAAGAAGAGCAAAAGGACAATACTACCGCAGACGTCGCACTGGTTATTTCGTTATGA